In Microbulbifer celer, a single window of DNA contains:
- the motB gene encoding flagellar motor protein MotB, whose amino-acid sequence MSSAGKGARRIVIRRSRKAHPVHHGGAWKIALADLMTALMALFLVMWIVSTASPQQLHGLAEYFRTPLAVALSKGDRESASTSVIPGGGADPAHVDGERARVDLRSQRLPDDTRRTFMDLRFRIESVIQGDPELWEMRDQVRFELIPDGLRIQLLETDQRTMFQLGSDTLVPEMQRLIRALAPLLNQLPNAVSISGHTDSLSYAAGDSGYSNWELSADRANASRRELMAGGLQSDKVLRVTGMGERVPIPGSHPGDPVNRRISLLVLSEEAADRIRAGGRTEPLQALQER is encoded by the coding sequence ATGAGCAGTGCTGGCAAAGGTGCACGTCGCATCGTCATTCGCCGCTCGCGCAAAGCCCATCCGGTACACCACGGCGGCGCCTGGAAAATCGCGCTGGCAGATCTGATGACCGCGCTGATGGCGCTGTTTCTGGTGATGTGGATTGTATCTACCGCATCGCCCCAGCAGTTGCATGGGCTCGCCGAGTATTTCCGTACGCCGCTCGCGGTGGCGTTGAGCAAAGGTGACCGGGAAAGTGCCAGCACCAGTGTGATTCCCGGGGGCGGGGCCGACCCCGCGCACGTGGACGGTGAGCGGGCGCGTGTGGACCTGCGTAGCCAGCGGCTCCCGGACGACACCCGGCGCACCTTCATGGACCTGAGGTTTCGCATCGAGAGCGTGATCCAGGGGGATCCTGAATTGTGGGAAATGCGCGATCAGGTGCGTTTCGAACTGATCCCGGATGGACTGCGTATCCAACTGCTGGAAACCGATCAGCGCACCATGTTCCAACTGGGCAGCGACACGCTGGTGCCGGAAATGCAGCGGCTGATTCGCGCCCTTGCACCGCTGCTCAATCAATTGCCGAACGCAGTCAGTATCAGTGGCCACACCGATAGCCTGAGCTACGCCGCCGGAGACAGCGGTTACAGCAACTGGGAGCTGTCCGCCGACCGTGCCAATGCCAGTCGGCGCGAACTGATGGCCGGCGGTCTGCAAAGCGACAAAGTGTTAAGGGTAACGGGGATGGGCGAGCGGGTTCCGATTCCGGGCAGCCACCCCGGGGATCCAGTAAACCGGCGGATCAGTCTGCTGGTGTTGAGTGAAGAAGCGGCCGATCGCATCCGTGCGGGTGGCCGCACTGAGCCGCTGCAGGCTCTGCAGGAGCGATGA
- the cheA gene encoding chemotaxis protein CheA, translated as MMDITDFYDTFFEEAGELLAEMEQHLLELDVEAPDPEQLNAIFRAAHSIKGGAGTFGFEALQRTTHLLENLLDYARCGELTLRRDLIDIFLETKDMLNDQLDAYRQSVEPDPEALERICRILQQLALEEIGEGAAVEDVAPAQSSAPISEVEPAVEPQGEETPVPASGRFRITLSDVSEKDRDLLIEEMAHLGKVESKSGDTARYEVVLASSLGGDEIEAVLCFVADPEQLEIAPAADASETPAVETATAPAVTESDTSKPAEKIPEKAPEKPRARAPSQAKNSGDSASIRVPVTKVDQIINLVGELVITQSMLDQVAEESEGNRDGKLSSGLSLLSRTARDLQEAIMSVRMVPMDYVFSRFPRLVRDLASKLDKEVELITEGKSTELDKGLTERIIDPLTHLVRNSLDHGIETPAEREAAGKSRTGNLLLSAQHQGGSILIEVSDDGGGLNREKILAKAEANGLAVPDNISDEDVWQLIFAPGFSTAAEVSDVSGRGVGMDVVKRNIEAMGGHVEIDSRPGQGTTTRIVLPLTLAILDGMSVRVGEETFVLPVNGVIESLQPREEDLYPMAGEDLLLKVREDYLPLISVRTAMDVEKAIADPTASIAVIVQGQGRRYALQVDELVGQQQVVVKNLETNYRKVPGVSAATILGDGSVSLILDISDLHRLHQSKKNQGAFESAAREPMSSATRPSEEVAYQ; from the coding sequence ATGATGGATATCACAGATTTTTACGACACATTTTTCGAGGAAGCCGGAGAGCTTCTGGCGGAGATGGAGCAGCATTTGCTGGAGCTGGATGTAGAGGCACCGGATCCGGAGCAGCTAAACGCAATTTTCCGCGCGGCCCATTCCATCAAGGGCGGCGCGGGTACTTTCGGCTTCGAGGCGCTGCAGCGCACCACGCACCTGCTGGAAAACCTGCTCGACTACGCGCGCTGTGGTGAGTTGACCCTGCGTCGCGATCTGATCGATATATTTCTGGAAACCAAAGATATGTTGAATGACCAACTGGATGCCTATCGTCAGAGTGTCGAACCGGATCCGGAGGCACTGGAACGCATCTGCCGCATCCTGCAGCAATTGGCACTGGAGGAGATTGGTGAAGGCGCAGCGGTTGAAGACGTCGCCCCCGCCCAGTCTTCCGCACCGATTTCCGAAGTGGAACCCGCAGTAGAACCCCAAGGCGAAGAGACGCCGGTGCCAGCGTCCGGGCGTTTCCGGATCACCTTGAGCGACGTTTCGGAAAAAGACCGCGATCTGCTGATTGAAGAGATGGCGCACCTGGGCAAGGTCGAGAGCAAGTCCGGAGACACGGCTCGCTACGAGGTGGTACTCGCCTCTTCCCTGGGTGGAGATGAAATTGAAGCGGTGTTGTGCTTTGTGGCGGATCCCGAGCAGCTGGAGATAGCCCCGGCAGCCGATGCATCCGAGACACCAGCTGTGGAGACCGCCACCGCACCGGCGGTGACCGAAAGTGATACCAGCAAGCCTGCGGAAAAAATCCCGGAAAAAGCGCCGGAAAAACCGCGAGCCAGAGCTCCGTCGCAGGCGAAAAACAGTGGCGACAGCGCTTCCATTCGGGTACCGGTTACCAAGGTGGACCAGATCATCAATCTGGTTGGCGAACTGGTGATTACCCAATCCATGCTCGACCAGGTAGCGGAAGAGTCCGAAGGCAATCGCGACGGCAAACTGTCCAGTGGTCTGAGCCTGTTGTCGCGCACCGCGCGGGATTTGCAGGAGGCGATCATGTCGGTGCGCATGGTGCCGATGGATTACGTGTTCAGTCGCTTTCCGCGCCTTGTGCGGGACCTGGCCAGCAAGCTCGATAAAGAAGTCGAGCTGATTACCGAAGGCAAATCGACTGAGCTGGACAAGGGGCTGACCGAGCGCATTATCGACCCGCTTACCCACCTGGTGCGCAACAGTCTCGACCACGGTATTGAAACCCCGGCCGAGCGCGAAGCGGCGGGCAAGTCCCGCACCGGCAATCTGCTGCTATCGGCTCAGCATCAGGGCGGCAGTATCCTGATTGAAGTGAGTGACGATGGGGGGGGGCTCAACCGGGAAAAAATTCTCGCCAAAGCCGAGGCCAATGGCCTGGCAGTGCCCGACAACATCAGTGACGAAGATGTGTGGCAATTGATTTTCGCGCCGGGCTTTTCTACCGCGGCGGAGGTCAGCGATGTCTCCGGGCGAGGTGTCGGTATGGACGTGGTCAAGCGCAACATTGAAGCCATGGGCGGGCATGTTGAAATCGACTCGCGTCCCGGTCAGGGCACCACTACGCGTATTGTCTTACCGCTCACGCTGGCCATTCTCGATGGCATGTCGGTACGCGTGGGGGAAGAAACCTTCGTGCTGCCGGTGAATGGCGTGATCGAATCCCTGCAGCCGCGGGAGGAAGATCTTTACCCGATGGCGGGGGAAGACCTGCTGCTCAAGGTGCGCGAAGACTACCTGCCGCTGATTTCCGTACGCACGGCAATGGATGTGGAAAAGGCGATAGCAGATCCGACCGCCTCCATTGCCGTCATCGTGCAGGGCCAGGGGCGGCGGTACGCGCTGCAAGTGGATGAGCTTGTGGGGCAGCAGCAGGTGGTGGTGAAAAACTTGGAGACCAATTACCGCAAAGTGCCCGGCGTTTCCGCTGCGACCATTCTTGGTGACGGCAGTGTCTCTCTGATCCTCGATATCAGTGACCTGCACCGTTTGCACCAGAGCAAGAAAAACCAGGGCGCCTTCGAGTCCGCCGCCCGTGAACCCATGTCATCGGCCACCCGCCCCAGTGAAGAGGTAGCGTATCAATGA
- a CDS encoding chemotaxis protein CheW, producing MSQLSAAEKNTASQARDREFLVFSLGEEEYAIDILKVQEIRGYDNVTRIANAPDFIKGVANLRGVIVPIVDLRIKFRLSQAVYDEQTVVIVVNIAGRVVGIVVDRVSDVMTLNAEQIKPAPEFGVSLPLDYISGLGNLEQRMLVLVDIEKLLTSREMELVAEAGE from the coding sequence ATGAGTCAACTCAGTGCAGCTGAAAAAAACACCGCGTCCCAGGCTCGCGATCGGGAGTTCCTGGTGTTCTCCCTGGGCGAGGAGGAATACGCGATCGATATCCTGAAAGTGCAGGAAATCCGCGGTTACGACAATGTCACGCGTATCGCCAATGCGCCGGATTTCATCAAGGGCGTCGCCAACCTGCGCGGTGTCATCGTGCCGATTGTAGACCTGCGGATAAAATTCCGGCTGTCCCAGGCAGTCTATGACGAACAGACCGTAGTGATCGTGGTGAATATTGCCGGACGGGTTGTGGGTATTGTGGTCGATCGGGTTTCCGATGTGATGACCTTGAATGCAGAGCAGATCAAGCCGGCCCCGGAATTTGGTGTGAGCCTACCGCTCGACTACATCAGTGGATTGGGCAACCTGGAACAGCGCATGCTGGTGCTTGTGGATATTGAAAAGCTGCTGACCAGTCGGGAAATGGAGTTGGTCGCGGAAGCCGGGGAATAA
- a CDS encoding methyl-accepting chemotaxis protein, with protein MKNSQPVTNRETVLRDNHFLISRTDLSGRIVYANPAFVEVSGYSRDELVGADHNIVRHPDMPKAAFANLWQTIRNGDVWIGLVKNRRKDGGFYWVRAHVTPIIKSGKVVGYVSVRLKASRHDIETAENQYRILRDGREKRFSLLYGQVIPRGVRGWWARLQNVSLAAQLTLIPVVAGLLLSGSLMASWGASAEHEAATNWPLVLLLLGVPLLAGLSYSVGRRILRPLEGLRNFSLQVAAGNLDAVIPECSGGEMQRLTQALGVMKRSLYDMVNEVNTGVSVAVNSARSIASGNDELASRTDQQAASLQQTASSMEEITITVGQNADNAKQASGLSESAAQEVKEGGDAMAQIVDTMGNITHSAKQMAAIIETIDGIAFQTNILALNASVEAARAGDHGRGFAVVAQEVRSLAGRSADAAREIRTLIDSSNRQVNAGAELVRRAGRSMNDVVESVARVRDIMREISTASAEQSTGIGHINVAVSQMDEVTKQNADKVHITAHSSGELTDRMTHLAQTMEVFQIQGPKAHVQVKDDSTSSVAG; from the coding sequence ATGAAAAACTCTCAACCGGTAACCAACCGGGAAACGGTCCTGCGCGACAATCACTTCCTGATTTCAAGAACCGACCTGAGCGGACGTATTGTTTACGCCAACCCGGCGTTTGTGGAAGTGAGCGGCTACAGCCGTGATGAACTTGTCGGTGCGGACCACAACATCGTGCGTCACCCGGATATGCCCAAGGCCGCGTTCGCCAACCTGTGGCAGACCATCAGGAACGGCGATGTTTGGATCGGCCTGGTAAAAAACCGCCGTAAGGATGGCGGCTTCTACTGGGTGCGTGCCCATGTGACCCCGATAATCAAGTCGGGCAAGGTGGTCGGCTATGTCTCCGTACGGCTCAAGGCGAGTCGTCACGACATCGAAACGGCGGAGAACCAGTATCGAATTCTGCGCGACGGTCGGGAAAAGCGTTTTTCGCTGTTATATGGACAGGTCATTCCGCGCGGCGTCCGCGGTTGGTGGGCTCGCCTGCAAAATGTCTCTCTGGCCGCGCAGCTCACATTGATTCCGGTGGTGGCTGGTCTGTTGCTGAGCGGCAGCCTGATGGCCTCCTGGGGGGCTTCGGCTGAACACGAGGCGGCTACCAATTGGCCGCTGGTGCTGTTACTGCTCGGCGTCCCGTTATTGGCCGGGCTCAGTTACTCAGTGGGCCGTCGGATACTGCGTCCGCTGGAAGGCCTGCGCAACTTCTCTCTGCAGGTCGCGGCCGGCAACCTGGATGCGGTGATACCGGAGTGCTCCGGTGGCGAAATGCAACGACTTACACAGGCCCTCGGCGTCATGAAGCGAAGTCTTTATGACATGGTTAACGAAGTGAATACCGGTGTAAGCGTTGCGGTAAACTCAGCGCGCAGTATCGCCAGTGGCAACGACGAGCTTGCCTCGCGCACCGACCAGCAGGCGGCATCGTTGCAGCAGACCGCGTCCAGTATGGAAGAAATCACCATCACGGTGGGGCAGAATGCCGACAATGCGAAACAGGCCAGCGGTCTGTCTGAAAGCGCCGCGCAAGAGGTGAAGGAAGGGGGGGATGCCATGGCACAGATCGTGGATACCATGGGCAATATCACCCACAGTGCCAAGCAGATGGCGGCCATCATCGAGACCATTGACGGGATTGCGTTCCAGACCAATATCCTCGCCCTTAATGCGTCAGTTGAAGCGGCGCGTGCCGGCGATCACGGTCGCGGGTTTGCGGTGGTCGCACAGGAAGTGCGCAGCCTCGCCGGACGGTCTGCCGATGCCGCGCGGGAAATCCGCACTCTGATCGACAGTTCCAATCGCCAGGTCAATGCTGGCGCGGAGCTGGTGCGTCGGGCGGGTCGCTCGATGAATGATGTGGTCGAATCTGTCGCTCGTGTGAGGGACATCATGCGCGAAATATCCACGGCATCTGCGGAGCAGAGTACCGGTATCGGTCATATCAATGTCGCAGTATCACAAATGGATGAAGTGACCAAGCAGAATGCAGATAAGGTACATATTACCGCGCATTCATCTGGTGAACTGACCGATCGCATGACCCATTTGGCACAGACCATGGAAGTTTTCCAGATTCAGGGGCCCAAGGCGCACGTACAAGTGAAAGACGATTCGACGTCAAGTGTTGCAGGTTGA
- a CDS encoding CheR family methyltransferase, whose translation MNQAPGIVYRDRELEFTERDFQQIRTLIAERAGIVLAEHKRDMVYSRLGRCVRSRGLARFSDYLSALSQKNAKEDWQEFVNALTTNLTAFFREPHHFQLLATHFRERQQNSGEPIRIWSAGASTGEEPYSIAIALREVLGDCPLAPKILATDIDSEALKRARTGIYRLEQVRRQVDEQRVHRFFLKGSGARAGFARVRPEIAQQVTFRQLNFVGAQWPIQQRFDAIFCRNVMIYFDRETQVRLLDRFASLLNKGGLLFVGHSENFSHLTHRFRLRGQTVYTLT comes from the coding sequence TTGAATCAGGCACCAGGCATTGTGTACCGAGACCGCGAGCTCGAGTTTACCGAACGCGATTTCCAGCAGATTCGCACGCTGATCGCCGAGCGCGCCGGTATCGTACTCGCGGAGCACAAGCGCGACATGGTATACAGCCGGTTGGGGCGCTGTGTCCGCAGCCGCGGCCTCGCCCGCTTCAGTGATTATCTCTCTGCGCTCTCGCAAAAAAATGCGAAGGAAGACTGGCAGGAATTTGTCAATGCATTGACCACCAATCTGACGGCCTTTTTCCGGGAGCCGCACCACTTCCAGCTGCTCGCTACACATTTTCGGGAGCGTCAGCAAAATAGCGGCGAGCCAATCAGAATATGGAGCGCGGGCGCCTCGACCGGTGAGGAGCCCTACTCGATTGCCATCGCCCTGCGGGAAGTGCTGGGGGATTGCCCGCTAGCACCGAAAATTCTCGCCACGGATATCGACAGTGAGGCCTTGAAACGCGCACGCACGGGCATCTACCGACTGGAGCAGGTCCGGCGCCAGGTTGACGAACAGCGTGTGCATCGCTTTTTTCTCAAAGGCAGCGGCGCGCGCGCGGGGTTCGCCCGGGTGCGTCCCGAAATTGCACAGCAGGTGACTTTCCGGCAGTTGAACTTTGTCGGCGCGCAATGGCCGATCCAGCAGCGCTTTGATGCCATTTTCTGCCGCAACGTCATGATCTATTTTGACCGCGAAACCCAGGTCCGGCTGCTCGATCGGTTTGCCTCGCTGCTGAACAAGGGGGGGCTGCTGTTTGTCGGCCATTCGGAAAATTTCAGCCATCTCACCCATCGTTTCCGTCTGCGTGGCCAGACCGTTTATACCCTTACCTGA
- a CDS encoding protein-glutamate methylesterase/protein-glutamine glutaminase, translating to MEKIRVLCVDDSALIRGLMREIIDAQPDMEVVAVAPDPLVARDLIKQLNPDVLTLDVEMPRMDGIDFLQRLMRLRPMPVLMVSSLTRSGSEITLRALELGAVDFVAKPQLGIRSGLLEYSEQIAEKIRAAARVRLSRREQRPQAESRKLDSVMVSSEKLLVVGASTGGPEAIRQVLEPLPPSSPAILIAQHMPSGFTRSFANRLDRLCRIRVKEAEQGERVLPGHAYIAPGDQHLKLARSGANYLVQLDSGPAVNRHRPSVDVLFQSAAEVAGRNAIGALLTGMGRDGALGLLAMLRAGSATLAQDEMTSLVYGMPREAAALGAAQERVPLPDIAERLLALATASGRAQRV from the coding sequence ATGGAAAAAATCAGAGTGCTCTGTGTCGATGATTCGGCACTGATTCGCGGGCTGATGCGGGAAATCATCGATGCCCAGCCGGACATGGAGGTGGTGGCGGTTGCGCCGGACCCACTGGTGGCGCGGGACCTGATCAAGCAATTGAACCCGGATGTACTCACCCTGGATGTGGAAATGCCGCGCATGGACGGAATCGACTTCCTGCAGCGGTTGATGCGTCTGCGTCCCATGCCAGTGCTGATGGTTTCTTCCCTGACGCGCTCGGGCTCGGAGATCACGCTGCGTGCACTGGAACTGGGTGCGGTGGATTTTGTGGCTAAACCACAACTGGGGATCCGCTCGGGGTTGCTCGAGTACAGCGAACAGATTGCAGAAAAAATTCGTGCGGCCGCGCGGGTGCGGCTGTCGCGCCGTGAACAGCGACCGCAGGCTGAGTCGCGCAAGCTCGATTCGGTGATGGTATCCAGTGAGAAGCTATTGGTTGTCGGAGCCTCCACCGGTGGCCCCGAGGCGATCCGGCAGGTACTGGAACCGTTACCGCCGAGCAGTCCGGCCATCCTGATTGCCCAGCATATGCCGAGCGGTTTTACCCGCTCCTTTGCCAATCGCCTGGACCGCCTGTGCCGGATCAGAGTGAAAGAAGCCGAGCAGGGTGAACGGGTGCTCCCCGGGCACGCGTATATTGCACCGGGGGATCAGCACCTGAAACTTGCCCGCAGCGGTGCCAACTATCTGGTACAGCTGGATTCGGGGCCGGCGGTAAACCGCCATCGTCCGTCGGTGGATGTACTGTTTCAGTCTGCCGCCGAGGTGGCCGGGCGCAATGCCATCGGCGCACTGCTCACCGGCATGGGACGGGATGGCGCGCTGGGTTTGCTGGCGATGCTTCGCGCCGGCTCCGCCACGCTGGCACAGGATGAAATGACCTCGCTGGTCTACGGCATGCCCCGCGAGGCCGCGGCGCTGGGGGCGGCACAGGAGCGTGTGCCGTTGCCGGATATTGCCGAACGTCTGCTGGCGTTGGCGACGGCTTCGGGTCGCGCACAGCGCGTATAG
- a CDS encoding methyl-accepting chemotaxis protein, with amino-acid sequence MLKLMRNLNINTVVAGVLLCCTLLMGGLVGLRMATNQVGNDAIQTLHEVNVEVMHDVFRAFSLLNQGMIGLNLAAGELDGGRNLSAGTYLDDVQAALSQARVQFAAVEVTEADQSADPDKPEAEQLRELSIVFTEMLDEVEAEYSILAGEEPDLQRYNERKEDLSVISDDLNVALLALLDHASSESAGIMDDYRDTTAYYGNIGIVVIAGIAIILALIYLMLRNIVVRPLGEAVENLQSIARADLSRPITDHGANEIGKLFNAMQEVQNSLSRIVVQVRTGSSSIYSGSSEIARGNVDLSARTEQQAASLEETATSMEQLTATVKQNADNARQASGLANDASGTATRGGEVMQQVSSKMQGITESSRKVADITGMIDSIAFQTNILALNASVEAARAGEQGRGFAVVAGEVRNLAGNSADAARQIKALIENSVGEVEEGASLVAQAGETMKEVVAAVKRVTDIMDEISAASQEQSSGIEQVSQAVSQMDESTQQNAALVEEASAAAASLEAQAQRLEEAVAIFRLARAAEDEPGYEEQGSAAGKVESVERAPVAATEPKEPASAKKTRPQEPEEHELATAGEDEWEEF; translated from the coding sequence ATGTTAAAACTGATGCGAAACCTCAATATCAATACGGTGGTGGCGGGCGTGCTGCTCTGCTGCACCCTGTTGATGGGCGGACTGGTAGGGCTGCGAATGGCTACCAACCAGGTGGGCAATGACGCGATCCAGACATTGCACGAGGTCAATGTCGAGGTGATGCACGATGTCTTCCGCGCGTTCTCATTGCTGAACCAGGGGATGATCGGCCTTAATCTTGCCGCCGGAGAGCTGGATGGCGGGCGCAACCTGAGTGCCGGCACTTACCTGGACGATGTGCAGGCGGCGCTCAGTCAGGCGCGCGTGCAGTTCGCTGCCGTCGAGGTAACGGAAGCTGACCAGTCCGCAGACCCGGACAAGCCCGAAGCGGAGCAGCTCAGGGAGCTGTCCATCGTCTTCACTGAAATGCTCGATGAGGTGGAGGCCGAATATTCGATACTGGCCGGGGAAGAGCCCGACCTTCAACGGTACAACGAACGCAAGGAAGACCTCAGCGTGATCAGCGATGACCTCAATGTCGCGCTGCTCGCACTGCTGGATCACGCTAGCAGTGAAAGCGCGGGGATCATGGACGACTACCGCGATACCACGGCCTACTACGGAAATATTGGCATTGTGGTGATTGCCGGTATCGCGATTATCCTCGCACTGATCTACCTGATGCTGCGCAATATTGTCGTGCGCCCGCTGGGAGAGGCGGTTGAAAACCTGCAGAGTATTGCCCGGGCTGACCTGTCGCGTCCGATTACGGATCACGGCGCCAATGAAATCGGCAAACTGTTCAATGCCATGCAGGAAGTACAAAACAGTCTCAGCCGCATCGTCGTGCAGGTCCGCACCGGCAGCAGTTCCATTTACAGCGGCTCTTCGGAAATCGCGCGGGGCAACGTGGATTTGTCGGCGCGTACTGAACAGCAGGCGGCATCGCTGGAAGAAACCGCCACCAGCATGGAGCAGCTCACCGCCACAGTGAAGCAGAATGCCGACAACGCGCGCCAGGCCAGCGGCCTTGCCAATGATGCCTCCGGTACGGCGACCCGTGGCGGCGAGGTCATGCAGCAGGTATCGAGCAAAATGCAGGGTATTACCGAAAGCTCACGCAAAGTGGCCGATATTACCGGCATGATCGACTCCATCGCCTTCCAGACCAATATTCTCGCGCTCAACGCTTCGGTAGAGGCCGCGCGAGCGGGAGAGCAAGGGCGTGGATTTGCCGTCGTCGCCGGTGAAGTGCGCAACCTCGCCGGCAACAGTGCGGACGCGGCGCGCCAGATCAAGGCGTTGATCGAGAATTCTGTCGGCGAAGTCGAAGAGGGTGCGTCTCTGGTTGCCCAGGCCGGTGAAACCATGAAAGAAGTCGTGGCCGCGGTGAAGCGGGTAACCGACATCATGGACGAAATATCCGCAGCTTCTCAGGAGCAGAGTAGCGGTATCGAGCAAGTGAGTCAGGCGGTCAGCCAGATGGACGAATCGACCCAGCAGAATGCGGCGTTGGTGGAAGAAGCTTCTGCCGCGGCAGCTTCCCTGGAAGCGCAGGCGCAGCGACTGGAAGAAGCGGTAGCCATTTTCCGTCTTGCCAGGGCGGCGGAGGACGAACCGGGTTACGAGGAGCAGGGCAGTGCAGCTGGCAAAGTGGAGTCTGTCGAGCGTGCGCCGGTTGCTGCCACTGAACCGAAAGAACCCGCCAGTGCAAAAAAAACCAGGCCACAGGAGCCGGAAGAGCATGAACTGGCCACCGCCGGCGAAGACGAGTGGGAAGAGTTCTGA
- the cheY gene encoding chemotaxis response regulator CheY, protein MDKGMKILVVDDFPTMRRIIRSLLKELGFNNVDEAEDGQEGLAKINGGGFEFVVSDWNMPNLNGLDMLKQIRANEATRELPVLMVTAEAKKDNIVAAAQAGANGYIVKPFTAATLEEKLNKIFEKLGK, encoded by the coding sequence ATGGATAAAGGTATGAAAATTCTGGTGGTGGATGATTTCCCCACCATGCGGAGAATCATTCGCAGCCTGCTTAAAGAGTTGGGCTTCAACAATGTCGATGAAGCGGAAGATGGCCAGGAAGGCTTGGCCAAAATCAACGGTGGCGGTTTCGAATTTGTGGTGTCGGACTGGAATATGCCCAATCTGAATGGCCTCGATATGTTGAAACAGATTCGTGCAAACGAGGCCACCCGGGAGCTTCCTGTACTGATGGTCACCGCCGAAGCCAAAAAGGACAATATTGTTGCGGCAGCACAGGCGGGTGCCAATGGGTATATCGTCAAACCGTTTACCGCGGCGACTCTGGAAGAAAAGTTGAACAAGATTTTCGAGAAGCTGGGAAAATGA